Genomic window (Syngnathus typhle isolate RoL2023-S1 ecotype Sweden linkage group LG4, RoL_Styp_1.0, whole genome shotgun sequence):
GCTTGGCGACCTCGGCTGCAGCCAGCAAGACTAAGCGCCAACGtgatggagaagaagaaaaacgttTGTTTTGAAACTACCTGTGTGACGGACGACGAGCACACACGCCCGTCAACTTTttcattccttccttccttccttctttcctgtATTCCGCCAGCCACCCAGACTTGCTACACATATAACTATATCGTACCCGGAATGTATTCTTCTGTAGACTAGCCACGCTAGCGCGCAGGCTAACTGTTAGCGATGGCCGTCCAGGCCGTCAGTAAATAGGCAGGCAACAACACGACAAGaaggacaaaaaacaacaaacaatgtgcGTATTGAGGGTTCTTTCCATTTTCAACTAAGTATCACAAAGTGACtgattggtttgtttgtttgtttgtttgtttgtttgtttgtttgtttgtttgtttgtttgtttgtttgtttgttttaaatccaACTGCAAAAATTGCTTGATTGGCCAGATTTCAAGTCATCGTTTTGCCTCAGCTTTACTTGTGGTTGAACAACGCTAGTTGAGGAAGTTCATGTCGtgcttgtcttttttcttttttttttcttcttcccaccAGCCTAAAGTTGCAATGTGGGAAGTCTGGCCTTTTATGTTATATGACAGAAAACTAAGAACAAAGCAATCAGTCCtattagagatttttttttttttatatatatatatatatatatatctttttctttttttcttttttggaaagAAGCAATGATGCACTGCTGACTTTAACAATGCGTTTGATGATTGTGAACAAGGAGCACTTGAACTGCCCCAAGATGTACTTTGACCCCCAAAGCCCCTCATAGCGGCATACCTCCATCACCCCGCCCCACCCGCCCCTTTTATGGGGGGAGGGGTCTTTCTCCGTGTACATTAAGAGATTTAGGAAGACGTTCCCAAGGAgcgtcgtttaaaaaaaaaaaggaaaaaaaaaacagaggccTTTCCCGAGCCTGCGTTCTTCTTGggaagaattaaaaaaacaaagaaggtTTTGTAAAATAGCGCCGGCCGTCGTCGTTGCACAGTGTTGCTGAGTACTACTGATGAGGACGAGGACGAGGAAGATGTATTTGCTTGCTCCGTGAGAAGAAACGCaaagaaaaggagaagaaaCTGGAAAAGATGGACATGTTGTGAATAGCCTTAGTGTGGACTATAGCTGTGCTAGACACTTTGATTTGGCTCACCTTGTCATTTTACATccaaacccacacacacacacacacacacacattggtatATTCCACTTGGGGGTGAGCATCCGGATTGAACCCCAAATCTACCTTGTGATGAGTTGCAGATGGCCACCTGTTGAAGATGAGAAGAGTCATCCAAGTGACTAGTGCCCCAAACATTTTTGCCAGCGTGGTCGCTCCAtccggaaaagaaagaaaaatgacaaacaaagaaaagatgacaatCGTTCGCCGTGCTGCAAAGCGTCAAGGGCGCGTGGATGAGGCTGAGGCTGAGGATGAAGGTGATGCTGCTGACCACGCATAGCGCAGGACTCCTCTCCTTGGCCGTCGCTTGGCCTTCTCTCTGACGCTTGACTGACTGCCTGCCTGGGGTTCTCGCCAGCATTTTGCACTGTGATTGTATGATGAGCAagatgatgaggaagatgagATGATTCCCtgaaggccgccgccgccgtcgtgtGTTTGTGCGTCTCCCTCGGCGTCGTGAAATGTTTCcgtcttttttttcatgtgaaGAGAACGATTCTAACGCGCTAATGTACAGTCCCCGATAAGATGATCGTAatattaatgataataatggtATGGTAATAATAATCAACCCCGCCCGCCCCTGTTTCTTTTCATCCCAGCCAAGGTTGGATCTATACTCGATGTGGCTTTGACTTTTCCTTTGGACTTCCTCGGAGCCgccggcggccggccggccggcttgcGTGCGTGCcggcctgcgtgcgtgcatgcctgcgtgcgtgcgtgcctgcgtgcgtgcgtgagcgaGGGGTCGCCGGAAGGGCGGCGAGCGGTCGCGTTCCACATCCTCTCCTGGTGTCTTGTGTTTGGCAGATGCTTCGTTTTGTaactactgaactgtacttataagaaaaataaaatgtattccaACTCcaaaaaaatgggaaaaaaaagaaaagatggcgtCTGCTGCGTTCTTCTTACGTGGCCATCCAACCAAAACGcgacaagtttgaaaaaaaaaaattaaccctCATTCGTTGGCactgttaaaaagaaaatgttgattttGAGTGAAAGAAATTGTGATTGATTTCAGGTTAGAACTAAAACGTtccaaaatttgaatgtaattgATTCTGTTGACAATAATAGCTTCTTTAGGGAATATGCTTGGATTTCCCCACTTTTCCCCAAcccaaaaaaatcatattttacCGACActgtgaaaatttgaaattgtgatttttatttgatttttgcaAGTTTCATGCTCGATACGTATGGATCGTCTAATTGAAAGTGGAACAATTCAGTTTGGCACAATGAAAACCCAAATCGGTTTTCGTGACAAGACAGACGTATAAAGTTAAATCAATTtcacttgaattttttttaaaacgttacaaataaaataaacatgtatTTACACCTCAAACATGAGAGTTacatgaaaaagaaatggacacCAAGCATTTTCTTGGAACTCCTTTTTGACAAAGGCCGAACAGACGAAGAAAACTCGATTTGTTTTGATCGCGAGCTTGATGTTTCTCTTCGTTCCGGTcctccggtcctccctccttccctccctcctcatcGTCATCGTCTTCTGACAGACAGCACGGCATTGGCAAGCAACtactgcatttttttattttatttttaatcttcgCATCCTTATTTCAATAAAGCCGACCGAAAGTCGGTGGCAAATCTCCAACAACAGCACGACCGAGCAGACTTGATTCTTCCGACAAGTGGACCAGGTAAGAAAAGTTTGAATACAACACATTACAGTCAAACAAAGTAAGGCTTTTGAAGGGattcccccctttttctttcttttttctttccctcacGCTCTTCATTGACAACGTTTGCACACATTTCGTCTTGACGATAATAGCAAGACGTTACACGAGCTCGCTCGATTTGTTTCGCGCTGTTCTGCTCGCTAAGCTAACAAGCTAAGCTAAGCTTGCTCGAGAAACATCAACATGCACCGAGACAAATTGAAGTGGACTCGGAGAATGAAATGGATGATGTTTTTGTCTCGTGTCTGATCAAGGATCAATGCTTTAATGCGTTGAGTAGAAGGATTCGGGGGAGCGCATAAAGCTCAAAGGGGGGACTGCACGAGGTCTTTGACGTGAACAGTACGGCAACTCCATTTGGACTAACGAAAACTGTTGCCTTTCCGGCGTCTCCACCCTgcgtcccccctccctccccaccccccccccccctctctctctaccAGAGCGTGCGCCTGGTTTCTATCTCGTACCTGGAAGCCCTCAGGAGTCGACTCCGAACCGGCCTCGTTGGTCTCTTCCCAACCCGAAGTTAGAAACTTGAGCCGGCTGTTTTGTCGCACGTGGACTTTGTCTGGAAAAATGATGGCGTGGTTCATGAAGCGGGTCAGGTTCCGGTGATTCCAAAGCAGGGAATGAGTGGACGAGTCTTAGCCTGAGTTTGACACTTTATTTTGCAGGCAGCCTCGCTGAGCGAGCGGCGCTCTTCTCGCCTCCACACTGGTGTCCCTCGAGGTCACACTTGACCTTGAAGCTTCTTTTACACACAGTGCAATTGAACGGTTTCTCACCCGTGTGCACTCTTGTGTGCTCTGCCAAATAAGCCTTTCGAGTAAATCCTTTGCCGCAAAATAAACATGCAAAAGGTGCTTCCCCGCTATGTGTCCTCGCGTGCCTTGCCAAATCTCCCTTCTGAGTAAATCTTTGAGCGCATTGTGAGCAGGAAAagggtttctctccagtgtgtatCCTGACGTGTTCGATTAAATGTTCCTTTCTGGAGAATCTCTTACTGCAGAACGAGCAGGCCAGTGGTTTATCTCCGGTGTGTGTTCTCGTGTGCCTTGTTAAATGTGTCTTGGACGAAAACGTTTTATCACAAAAtgagcaggcaaaaggtttgTCTCCGGTGTGTGTCCTCGTGTGTTTGGTTAAGTTGCCCTTCATGGAGAACCTTTTGTCACACACGTCGCAGGCAAAAGGTTTGTCGCCAGTGTGCGTTCTTTTGTGCGTGATTAACGTTCCCTGCGCGGAGAATCTTTGAGCACAAATGGGACAGGCAAAAGGTTTTTCCCCGGTGTGCGCTCTGGTGTGTCGTATCAAATCGCCTTTCTGAGTGAATGTTTGGCCGCAAAGcgagcaggcaaaaggtttctctccagtgtgcgtTCTCATGTGTTTGGTCACATTTCCCTTGATGGAGAACCTTTTATCACAGACCGAGCAAGCAAAAGGTTTGTCGCCAGTGTGCGTTCGCGAGTGTGCTTTCAATAATGACAGCCTGTAAAATGTTTTGTCACAATGAGAACACTGGAAAGGCTTGCCGTCGGCGTGGCGAGTCGCATCGCCTCGAGAGTGATCGTCGTTGTCAGAAGATGTCACGTTGTCCCCTTCCGATAACGGAGCGATGAGGCCTTCTGAGCGGGCCCCTCCGTCACTTTGCTCTCCGTCGCCTTCTTCATCGCCTTCTTCATCGCCTTCTTCATCACCTTCTTCGCTCTTCACGGTGACAACCGTGAATGGAAACGTGCTGacgtcctcctcctgctcctcctctttAATGTGAGGAACATTGGCCTTGTGCTGCCCAGGACCGAgaatttcctcctcctcctccccactGACGTCTTCATGACACAAGACAACAAATTCGGCCTTTCATCAGTCAACTTTCCTTATGGGATATGGAGGTCGCCTGCGCTCCAGAAAGGAGGAGTTAGCAAACAAGGGAGAAACGCACCTGCTCTGGGCAAGTCAACTCGAAGCCGATTGCAATCAGCGTCCAGTGCTTGACGGTTCCACCGGGTCGCACACAAATCTTCCGCGTACTCTTCTTCTTTGATGCGTTTGGCGCACATTTCGACACTCGCGGCTTGCTTTGCGATGTGTTGCTGATGAACGAACACCGGGTCTCTTTGTTCGTTCGCGGCTGGCTAGCGAGCTAAGCTAGGCTAGACTAGCTAGGCTATCTCGAGAGCCTCCGCCGGGATGCCCTCCCTCTACCGGGACGGACGAAAAGATTTCATTCACGGGGTGCAAATTCTTGTCCAGCGAAGATGGACGAACTGGCTCCAGTGCGCTTCAATCAATGTTCGAACAAATGTTCAGTCAAGCAAACGCGACGTACGCAGTAGTAAAGCTCCACCGCGGAAAGAGCACTATACGTCACGTCCATTGACGTCGTGGTAAACAAACGTCATTTCCGCTTTCAAATCCTTCACTCGAGCAGCCTTTGAAATGGTCCCCTCGCTCGGTGGCTAGCGCGTTGATTTCTCGAGCTGGCTGGGCTGGCTGGCATAAGTGTCACGTCTTCTCCGAACGCGACCCGGAAGTCGTCTCAAGTCACCACCGGTGGGTGGCATTATTGCACACGTTGCGGAGCGTACTGAAAGTGACGTCCATTGTCACTCAGCTACCCGCTAATCCAGAGAAGGCCGTTTGGCGGAAAATGACTTTGCGGCGGGCGGtcgaatgaaagaaagaaagaaagaaagaaagaaagaaagaaagaaagaaagaaagaaagaaagaaagaaagaaagaaagaaagaaagaaagaaagaaagaaagaaagaaagaaagaaagaaagaaagaaagaaagagtcgTCGTTGTGGCGTGAAAATGTGCGCACATCAAACAGTGCAGCACGACGAGGAAACTAAAGAGAAGATGCGACAATGTCAACAACTACTGGACGCTCAAGTTGTGTTCCAAGGAACAGGTTTGTACATTTCTTTTCTAATGGACTCCTCAATTGGTTGTGAAAATCAAATGCGGTTCCGATGGCAACGCTGATACCATCACTGAGATAGATCAATCGTGGCCAATGAGAATATGAAGAACAAATGGCTTCTTTTACACTTGACTAGGAACACAAATGTAAATCGTGATCATACCTGGAAAGCGTTGAGCAGAAATAAGCCACCATGTCAAAGTGGCAAGATCAGACAGGCCTGGCCTTCCTAAAgcttgttttcttcttcttcttcttctgctgtcCATCAGATGTCAGCAAAGATCTCCATTGGGAGCAGCTGGAGCCAGAGGAACAGGAGCCAGACCCCCCTCCGGGTCACACTTGGATTAAAGAGGAAGAGCAGGAAGCTGACATCGCCAATTTTCCATTGACCGTCATTGTGAAAAGCGAAGATGAAGGTGATGGAGACGACTGTGGAGGATGGCAATCGAGCAGCCTCTTTGCACCGCTGTCGGACAGTGACGACGTGGCCGCCTCACACGCtcctgatggtggtggtggagaaGATGAAGGCTCGAAAGCTGATGTGGCGACAGCTCACGCTGACACTGAACGTGTGAAATGTTCCCAGTGTGACAAGACATTTTACAACAAGTCCACGTTGAAAAGACACTCAAGGACGCACAGtggagaaaaaccttttgcctgcCCAATTTGTGCCAAAGGCTTCTCCATCAAGACAAACTTAACGCGGCACATAAGAAGACACCAAGGGGAAAAAGCTTTTGGCTGCTTAGTTTGCCATAAAAGATTTGCCATCAAGGAAGATTTGAAAATACACacgagaacacacactgggctGAAACCTTTTGCTTGCTCCGTTTGTGGGCAAAGCTTCTCCAGAAATACAATTTTAACAACACACAAACGAACACACACcggggagaaaccttttgcctgctcgGTCTGCGGCCTTCGATTCACTCAAAAGCCAAATTTGACACGACACGCGAGAACGCACaccggtgagaaaccttttgcttGTGCCGATTGTGGGAGAACATTTAACCGAAAGACAAATTTAGCAGCGCACACTAAAACACATGCTGGGGAGAAACACTTCAGTTgtggcgtatgtgagaaaagatTTCATGTCGACCGTGACGTGAAGAGACACAAATGTGCTGCTGGTCAGAAGAGTAGCCGTCAATGAAGcttctgggggggaaaaaacaaccaaGCAAGAAGCGACATGGTGGGATTATTACATTGTGTACTGTAGTTGACCCGTCGGTTCTGTACTATATGCAGATGAGAATAGTGAATAGAAGGCTTTTTATTCTACGTGTGTGCAATAGGGGGTGGCATTGCTTTTGCGCACGTAAAAGGAGTCTTGAAAGCAAGCGACCATCTGCAGGTTGGTTTTTATTTTCGGAGACGCATCAGCGTCATCATTGGTAGAATGACGTGAACCAAAACGGACCGTTTATCCGGATTGTAAGTGACCCAGAGTTGAAGTTACCTCTCTTTCTGGATTGAATAATATTATTAtcttaataaacattaaaacttGCTAAAAACTTGTCtgatgttttattccttgttcttattttttggggcataaaaacaaacaattggtTATATGTATATACAATGTGTATaggtgttttacgttgtgtattatgtgttggtgtcccccaaaataaaaagcaagtagtcaaatacacattcttgacacatacaaaaaatgcataaagttattatgtacacctgaaaatggtggtgtacctaatggagtgtctgtatgacgtcacagatcaaacagccaatcagaaagtgggggtgagggcgggtgtggcacttttcactttcagtggggggcgcggtgctattcctgggggggcgcgtgtaaccctggggaacaggcttttttttggcagtactagaataaagtgtaattgcgcgtttactacagcagggggcagtggcgctctcattgttacttctgtcacgtttgcgacagtgcaacattttacgacttacaagacaagttaggatagtcacggtggggagggggggcgcgaatagttttcttcttgctaggggggggcgtaacagaaaataattgagaagcactggtttaaataaaggttgacctaaaaaaaaaaaaaaaaaagtgaaccctgaactttgaacccgcggtgaccccgcggtgaccccgtggtgaccccgtggtgacccctgggtgacctttgaaccctgaactttcaactccagttaaaaatcgaaaatgtgcacatgaccccgtgaactttgaaccgacctttgacccctgggtgaactttgaaccgtaaactttgacctttgacccctagctaattacgtttttttttttttttttttttcttaaaccggcatagcagaacgatccatggtcttcagatgccgcactgtcgccatctcctggtcagttagtgaaatgcttttgctgatgttttttttctctcaattaaaacaaatcaatcagccagttggctttctttatttaatatctgatatcagacaaaaccaaattgtgaatcagtcacctaggctatagcagaacaaacaatccatggtcttcagatgccacgctgtcgccatctcctggtcagctagtgaaatgcttttgctgttttttttccctctcaattaaaacaaatcaatcagccagttggctttctttatttaatatctgatatcagacaaaaccaaattgtgaatcagtcacctaggctatagcagaacaaacaatccatggtcttcagatgccacgctgtcgccatctcctggtcagctagtgaaatgcttttgctgttttttttccctctcaattaaaacaaatcaatcagccagttggttttctatatttaatatctgatatcagacaaaaccaaattgtgaatcagtcacctagggcaggtgagtgacagacagcgttgctgctatgccagccgacacacgttatgccgacattgatgttttcattttgtatttgttggattgcAGTTGATgcatggtgttattataccgaatgtgtttgtgtttgaataaatggttgaaaaaaaaatccgttatgccaacttttgttattttgggggacaccgactcatataacaacgtaaaactcatacatattgtcatataaagcagttcaccaaatgtctgatttttatgttttaattggcgaatataaaaacaaggaataaaacaccagacaggtTTGAATGTTTATTAAGATAATAATAAAAGCACATTTCAAAGcagcaatccaatgtgaaatagcagtagatatattggataacaacatttaggcgtatatatgcatccACGTTAAGTGTTCTAAAATCAAGATGagccaaagagaagcatcatctccccgttgttgcataacggagggcgcatcccttcatgcaatcaagttggagaaaaggcgcataaaagaagtggtggtACGTCAATCGACATTCTGCCTTACCcagttcactgactgatctgtTGATGCACGGGGGGGGAAGGAAAGAAAGCAGTTGCCCCATTGCCtagttcgcgaacgggaaagtccgGCTTCGTTCCCTCACTAGTCCGTTCttgcgatgaactggaaatgcgaatcgctcactcactgattcgttcactcacagctCGTTCAGTTggtgactcgttcgtgaacaggaagtgacgtcattttcttcttcgttttgttttacttacggcgaggtggcaccagcttcaatgggcattactgacacctaTTGGTTGAAATCATATGAACTGTCAGTCGTTCACTGAAAAAAATCGTGCAGAGCAGGTTTGTTCACTTTTTACGATCAGCGTTTAACTTTCTAATCTCGTTTGTTTGAACTACGTTTTAATATTTAAACTACGTTCTATATAACTCTTTAGCATCAGACTTGTGGCAGCGATGGTGTAACTTAGCAAGCCAAATGGTGGGGAGCATGAAAACGGTTCCTTCATTgtaaaagatggatggatggatggatggatggatggatggatggatggatggatggatggatggatggatggatggacggacggacggacggacggacggacggacggacggacggacggacggacggacggatggtcATCGTAATATttgagggacggacggacgacaTCATTTGACCGTACCGGTCAATGATGTGCAGCAAATGAAGAGAtgtcagaatcagctttattgaccaagtttgtgcatgatcatatccaacaccaagaacagaaatgccttcttgaaaggcaatttcaaatgagaataatatcGAGGCTGAACGCTACgcgatgctaacgttacatcAACACATAAACGAGCAACGTGGCCGATGTAACACtcccggctggccggccggccggccaaagATGAAAAAAAGGGCCACTTCCGCTCCTGGCATTCTCCATGCGTTACGACCGCTATTTGTTTTCCCGACCGGTCTCTTAAGGCGTTTGAGTCGCGCGTGAGTCGGCGAGGAGATCGCAAGCCATTTTGGAGATGATGCTCCAGTCTCGGCGGATGTCCTCGGCCGTGGTGTGCTGAGAAGTCACGACGAATCGAATGATGCGTTTGCCGTGAATCTCCGCAGGAATAAGGTAGAGGGCGCCGCAACGCGTCAGTCTCCTCAGCAGCTCCTGGGTGGAGGTGTTACCGTCCTACCCACCCGAGAAGAGAAAGGGAGGGATTTAGGGAGGGAGCACTCCATTCAGACAGACACACccaacggccggccggccggccgatcaGACCTCCCTTCGGAGTT
Coding sequences:
- the LOC133152704 gene encoding gastrula zinc finger protein XlCGF52.1-like, with translation MCAKRIKEEEYAEDLCATRWNRQALDADCNRLRVDLPRADVSGEEEEEILGPGQHKANVPHIKEEEQEEDVSTFPFTVVTVKSEEGDEEGDEEGDEEGDGEQSDGGARSEGLIAPLSEGDNVTSSDNDDHSRGDATRHADGKPFQCSHCDKTFYRLSLLKAHSRTHTGDKPFACSVCDKRFSIKGNVTKHMRTHTGEKPFACSLCGQTFTQKGDLIRHTRAHTGEKPFACPICAQRFSAQGTLITHKRTHTGDKPFACDVCDKRFSMKGNLTKHTRTHTGDKPFACSFCDKTFSSKTHLTRHTRTHTGDKPLACSFCSKRFSRKEHLIEHVRIHTGEKPFSCSQCAQRFTQKGDLARHARTHSGEAPFACLFCGKGFTRKAYLAEHTRVHTGEKPFNCTVCKRSFKVKCDLEGHQCGGEKSAARSARLPAK
- the LOC133152717 gene encoding oocyte zinc finger protein XlCOF26-like codes for the protein MCAHQTVQHDEETKEKMRQCQQLLDAQVVFQGTDVSKDLHWEQLEPEEQEPDPPPGHTWIKEEEQEADIANFPLTVIVKSEDEGDGDDCGGWQSSSLFAPLSDSDDVAASHAPDGGGGEDEGSKADVATAHADTERVKCSQCDKTFYNKSTLKRHSRTHSGEKPFACPICAKGFSIKTNLTRHIRRHQGEKAFGCLVCHKRFAIKEDLKIHTRTHTGLKPFACSVCGQSFSRNTILTTHKRTHTGEKPFACSVCGLRFTQKPNLTRHARTHTGEKPFACADCGRTFNRKTNLAAHTKTHAGEKHFSCGVCEKRFHVDRDVKRHKCAAGQKSSRQ